The Chloroflexaceae bacterium genome contains a region encoding:
- a CDS encoding ATP-binding cassette domain-containing protein: MTDLAIVTRGLRKHYGAVIAVDGIDLAVPTGTIYALLGPNGAGKTTTINMLTTLAVPTAGEAFVCGYDVVRQADQVRACIGVTFQDIVLDADLTGREVLDIHGRLYRLPAALRRQRIAELVELVQLGETIDRRVHTYSGGMKRRLELARGLMTDPRVLFLDEPTQGLDPQNRVGIWSYLRSLNRERGLTLLLTTHYMDEAEALAGRVGIVDYGRLVAEGTPGELAAALGADVIRVRGSGNREHFVSHVAALPFVARVEIDPEAAMVLVYVDSGSRRLVEVVGLASGDGFVVEDVTVSRPGLGDVFLHHTGRALRD; the protein is encoded by the coding sequence ATGACAGACCTGGCAATTGTGACCCGTGGTTTACGCAAGCACTATGGTGCGGTGATCGCGGTTGATGGGATCGACCTGGCGGTCCCCACCGGGACGATCTACGCACTGTTGGGGCCGAACGGGGCGGGCAAGACGACAACCATCAATATGCTCACCACTCTGGCCGTGCCGACGGCAGGCGAGGCGTTCGTGTGCGGCTACGATGTTGTCCGGCAGGCCGATCAGGTGCGCGCGTGCATCGGGGTGACATTTCAGGACATCGTGCTCGATGCCGATCTGACGGGCCGCGAGGTGCTTGACATCCATGGCCGGCTCTACCGCCTGCCCGCCGCCTTGCGCCGCCAGCGTATCGCGGAACTCGTCGAGCTGGTGCAACTGGGCGAGACGATTGACCGGCGTGTGCACACCTATTCGGGCGGCATGAAGCGCCGGCTGGAACTGGCCCGCGGGCTGATGACCGATCCCCGGGTGCTCTTTCTCGACGAGCCGACGCAGGGCCTCGACCCGCAGAACCGGGTGGGGATCTGGAGCTACCTCCGCTCCTTGAACCGTGAGCGCGGTCTGACGCTCCTCCTCACCACCCACTACATGGACGAAGCGGAGGCCCTCGCCGGGCGGGTAGGCATCGTTGACTACGGCCGTCTTGTCGCCGAAGGAACGCCGGGTGAGCTGGCAGCCGCTCTGGGCGCCGATGTGATCCGCGTGCGTGGTTCCGGAAATCGGGAGCATTTCGTGTCCCACGTCGCGGCCCTCCCCTTCGTTGCGCGCGTCGAAATCGATCCGGAAGCGGCAATGGTGCTGGTGTACGTAGATAGCGGCAGCCGGCGTCTGGTTGAGGTAGTGGGCCTGGCTAGCGGTGACGGCTTTGTGGTCGAAGACGTGACAGTCTCGCGTCCTGGCCTCGGGGATGTGTTTTTGCACCATACCGGGCGGGCGCTCCGTGATTGA
- a CDS encoding APC family permease → MALQIKRFLVGKPIATEQQHQERLTRATALAVFSSDALSSVAYATEAILTVLILAGTQALGLALPIGGAIAALLAIVAFSYRQTIRAYPRGGGGYIVSRDNLGDTAGLVAAAALLIDYVLTVAVSISAGVAAITSLASTWGYPGLKHAAVEIALLCIAMVTLANLRGVKESGAIFAVPTYAFVVSILSLIAFALVKDALYGATPVVHPVPPPVPELGEALGLWLILRAFAAGCTALTGIEAISDGVQAFKPPEARNAAATLTIMVILLISMFLGITWLAHLHQAVPNEITHETIVSQIARTVVGTGPAYFGIQVATALILVLAANTAFADFPRLASFLSRDRFMPRQFASRGDRLVFSNGILALGFFSALLVVIFQANEIAMLPLYAVGVFISFTLSQAGMVRRQLRMREPGWQRGALISAVGTVLTAIVLVILAITKFTHGAWIVLTLIPLLVLVFQAIHQHYLRVAEQLSLSTAVKLPDLRRHTAIVLVSGIHKGVLPALQYARSIAPDNVTAVYVNLDPDQTERLRVRWREWGCDIPLVVLESPFRSLLRPLRSYIAEVQSHYKDGVVTVILPEFVPARWWEHLLHNQTGWLIKTALMYQKGTVVTSVPYRLER, encoded by the coding sequence ATGGCATTGCAGATCAAGCGTTTTCTGGTCGGCAAGCCCATTGCCACTGAACAACAGCATCAAGAACGGCTCACACGCGCCACGGCGCTGGCCGTATTTTCTTCTGATGCGCTCTCCTCCGTGGCCTACGCGACCGAGGCTATTTTGACGGTGCTCATTCTGGCGGGAACGCAGGCTCTGGGTCTGGCGCTGCCGATTGGCGGGGCCATTGCCGCGCTGCTGGCCATTGTCGCCTTTTCCTACCGGCAGACCATTCGGGCCTACCCGCGGGGCGGGGGCGGCTACATCGTCAGCCGTGACAACCTGGGCGATACGGCGGGCCTGGTCGCCGCAGCGGCGCTGCTGATTGACTACGTGCTGACGGTTGCGGTCAGCATCTCTGCAGGGGTAGCGGCCATCACCTCGCTGGCCAGCACCTGGGGCTACCCGGGGCTGAAGCACGCCGCCGTGGAGATCGCCCTTCTGTGTATCGCCATGGTAACACTGGCGAACCTGCGGGGCGTCAAGGAGAGCGGAGCGATTTTCGCCGTGCCCACCTACGCCTTCGTCGTCAGCATTCTCAGCCTGATCGCCTTCGCCCTCGTCAAAGACGCGCTCTACGGAGCCACACCGGTGGTCCACCCTGTTCCGCCGCCAGTTCCCGAGCTCGGCGAGGCGCTTGGTCTCTGGCTGATCCTGCGCGCCTTCGCCGCCGGCTGCACCGCGCTCACCGGCATCGAAGCCATCAGCGACGGGGTGCAGGCCTTCAAGCCGCCGGAAGCGAGAAATGCCGCTGCGACCCTGACAATCATGGTCATTCTGCTGATCTCCATGTTCTTAGGAATCACCTGGCTGGCGCATCTGCACCAGGCCGTGCCCAACGAGATCACCCACGAAACAATCGTCTCGCAGATTGCGCGCACGGTGGTGGGAACCGGCCCGGCCTATTTTGGCATCCAGGTGGCCACGGCGCTCATCCTGGTGCTGGCGGCCAACACCGCCTTCGCCGACTTTCCACGGCTGGCGTCGTTTCTCTCGCGTGACCGGTTCATGCCCCGGCAGTTCGCCTCACGGGGTGACCGTCTGGTGTTCTCCAACGGCATTCTGGCCCTGGGCTTCTTCTCGGCGCTGCTGGTAGTGATCTTCCAGGCTAACGAGATCGCCATGCTGCCGCTCTACGCCGTGGGGGTATTCATCTCTTTCACCCTGTCGCAGGCCGGCATGGTGCGACGCCAGTTGCGCATGCGCGAGCCGGGCTGGCAACGGGGGGCGCTCATCAGCGCAGTGGGCACGGTGCTCACGGCGATTGTCCTGGTGATCCTGGCAATTACCAAGTTTACCCACGGCGCCTGGATCGTGCTGACCCTTATCCCGTTGCTCGTGCTGGTCTTCCAGGCCATTCACCAGCATTACCTGCGCGTGGCCGAGCAACTCTCCCTCTCCACGGCAGTCAAGCTCCCCGATCTGCGCCGCCATACGGCCATCGTCCTGGTCAGCGGCATCCACAAGGGCGTGCTTCCCGCATTGCAGTACGCGCGCTCCATCGCCCCCGACAATGTGACGGCAGTGTATGTCAACCTCGACCCTGACCAGACCGAGCGGCTACGGGTGCGCTGGCGCGAGTGGGGCTGCGATATACCGCTGGTGGTGCTGGAGTCGCCCTTCCGCTCCTTGCTCAGACCCTTGCGCAGCTACATCGCCGAGGTGCAGTCGCATTACAAGGACGGCGTCGTCACGGTGATCCTGCCGGAGTTTGTGCCTGCCCGCTGGTGGGAGCACCTGTTGCACAACCAGACCGGCTGGCTGATCAAGACGGCGTTGATGTACCAGAAGGGCACGGTGGTGACCAGTGTACCCTACCGGCTGGAACGCTAG
- a CDS encoding PfkB family carbohydrate kinase, with protein sequence MARLGVTAGVLTNANPAHLPAMPSGVAIAGAASSITTTFANRYDASGRSQWLHALAPPVCFEDLPASWRAAPLVHLAPVAGEVDLAWAAAFPHALVGVTPQGWLRAWDAPLPAPVRPAPWRPAAALLRYVHLIVLSIEDVGGDENLARYYARLCPLVAVTRGAAGATLYVAGEPCYVPPFPAHERDPTGAGDVFAAVLLLRLWETGDALAAATYASAAAACAVEGRGLAALPDRMAVERRLSRD encoded by the coding sequence GTGGCGCGCCTCGGCGTGACAGCGGGGGTGCTCACGAACGCCAATCCTGCTCATCTTCCCGCCATGCCGTCTGGTGTGGCGATTGCCGGAGCGGCCAGTTCAATTACCACCACCTTTGCCAATCGGTACGACGCCTCTGGGAGGAGTCAGTGGTTGCACGCTCTTGCGCCGCCGGTATGCTTCGAGGACTTACCTGCGTCCTGGCGCGCCGCCCCGCTCGTGCATCTCGCGCCCGTCGCTGGCGAAGTCGATCTGGCCTGGGCCGCGGCCTTTCCGCACGCCCTGGTTGGGGTAACCCCGCAGGGATGGTTGCGCGCCTGGGACGCGCCTCTGCCGGCCCCCGTGCGCCCGGCCCCCTGGCGGCCTGCGGCGGCGCTGTTGCGCTACGTCCACCTGATCGTTCTTAGCATCGAGGATGTTGGCGGTGACGAGAACCTGGCCAGGTATTACGCCCGGCTGTGCCCACTGGTGGCCGTTACGCGCGGCGCGGCGGGCGCGACGCTCTATGTGGCGGGTGAGCCGTGCTATGTGCCGCCCTTCCCCGCCCATGAGCGCGACCCGACCGGCGCCGGCGATGTCTTCGCTGCCGTGCTGCTGCTGCGCCTGTGGGAGACCGGCGATGCCCTGGCCGCGGCTACCTATGCCAGCGCGGCGGCCGCCTGCGCCGTCGAGGGCCGGGGGCTCGCCGCGCTGCCTGATCGCATGGCCGTGGAGCGGCGCCTGAGCCGCGACTAA
- a CDS encoding ABC transporter permease → MNATLVIWNKHMTKFLRSTEELLGLLLQSVLWVVLFGVGMRGMIGEVDGSDYMSYILPGIIALSALGGSVGGGMVLLDERLRGILKEYLAAPIPRLSILLGSATSTATKALIQALIMLLVGILMGARLAPNPFGWLASLLLLTIFAVGFSGLALAVAAVSRSIAGYHGMIFLFNLPLLFASNALYPLAVLPGWMLAIVLFNPTTYLIDAVRGLAFGTPYTLPLPLSVAVLTLFALACTWLALVVFQRSIRG, encoded by the coding sequence ATGAATGCGACCCTGGTCATCTGGAACAAGCATATGACCAAGTTCCTCCGCAGCACCGAAGAACTGCTGGGGTTGCTGCTACAGTCAGTGCTGTGGGTCGTGCTCTTTGGCGTGGGCATGCGCGGGATGATCGGCGAGGTGGACGGCAGCGACTACATGTCCTACATCCTGCCGGGAATCATCGCGCTGAGCGCCCTGGGCGGGTCGGTAGGCGGCGGCATGGTGCTTCTCGACGAGCGCCTGCGCGGCATTCTGAAGGAGTATCTGGCCGCGCCCATCCCTCGATTGAGCATTCTCCTCGGCAGTGCCACGAGCACCGCCACCAAGGCGTTGATCCAGGCCCTGATCATGCTGCTGGTAGGTATTCTCATGGGCGCTCGTCTGGCGCCTAACCCGTTCGGATGGTTGGCCTCCCTGCTCTTGCTGACGATCTTCGCGGTAGGCTTCAGCGGGTTGGCGCTGGCCGTGGCTGCCGTCTCGCGCTCGATTGCGGGCTACCACGGCATGATCTTCCTCTTCAACCTGCCGCTGCTTTTCGCCTCGAATGCCCTCTATCCGCTCGCTGTGCTGCCGGGATGGATGTTGGCCATCGTTTTGTTCAATCCGACCACCTATCTCATCGATGCGGTGCGTGGCCTGGCCTTCGGCACGCCCTATACCCTCCCGTTGCCCCTCAGCGTGGCCGTGCTGACGCTATTCGCCCTCGCCTGCACCTGGCTGGCGCTGGTGGTATTTCAGCGTTCCATTCGGGGTTAA
- a CDS encoding KH domain-containing protein — protein sequence MKSIEISARTVAEAVELALAQLGKDRDEVAIAVLDAGESGDEALVRVTVVDDDEETSSAPVTPAAASGGTEVQEIARTILEELLERMDIHAYVTPVVTRVPGQKGDIEETITLHVEGADEEAMGLLIGRRGETLRSLQFLLNLLVSRRVQKWPQIVVDVGNYRQRRQESLEGLARRMAERVRQTGRPIMLEPMAAYERRIVHLALREDKTIYTESTGEGENRKIVIYPAKQ from the coding sequence CCTGGCCCAGCTCGGTAAGGATCGTGATGAAGTCGCGATCGCGGTGCTGGACGCCGGCGAGTCGGGCGATGAGGCCCTGGTGCGTGTGACCGTGGTTGACGATGATGAGGAGACCTCTTCCGCCCCGGTCACTCCCGCCGCGGCTTCTGGTGGGACTGAGGTGCAGGAGATCGCGCGCACCATCCTTGAGGAGTTGCTGGAGCGCATGGATATCCATGCCTATGTCACGCCGGTGGTCACACGCGTGCCCGGACAGAAGGGCGACATCGAAGAGACTATCACGCTGCACGTCGAGGGCGCCGACGAGGAGGCCATGGGACTGCTGATTGGCCGGCGGGGCGAAACCTTGCGCTCGCTCCAGTTTCTGCTCAACCTCCTGGTGAGCCGGCGCGTTCAGAAGTGGCCCCAGATTGTGGTTGATGTGGGCAACTATCGCCAGCGCCGCCAGGAGTCGCTGGAAGGTCTCGCCCGCCGCATGGCCGAGCGCGTGCGCCAGACCGGCCGCCCCATTATGCTCGAGCCGATGGCGGCCTATGAGCGGCGCATCGTGCACCTGGCGCTCCGTGAAGATAAGACGATCTACACCGAGAGCACCGGCGAGGGCGAGAACCGCAAGATCGTGATCTATCCCGCCAAACAGTGA